The following coding sequences lie in one Pungitius pungitius chromosome 18, fPunPun2.1, whole genome shotgun sequence genomic window:
- the golga2 gene encoding golgin subfamily A member 2 isoform X4: MADQSRQIKLAAAKKKLKEFQQKSSPVSVGVEKGDGGSGGGGGGGGGGGGGGAKKKRKVKGLNQHDAPSTDRNSPDNFDRILKALSQSNGVVLPPYGNSQAFADMEAIGSSVPQALEESKGELGPGSPVSNLASINTATNPESVGHNADLQDYPNTNGNGRLKEENRPLSSTESLRQLSQQLNGLVSESSSAYVNGDSPPPVSERELEAQQSQVLSDQIQKERKDFEQRFSKEQGAMREQLQVHIQTIGILVSEKSELQTALQYTQQAARQKAAEAEELNNRLQATKQRVSELERTLSSVSTQQKQFEKHNKEFEKERDSLRLEVFRLNNLSEESKQQKSELSEKIKLSTQENGAMRLEVEDLRKRLEIADLMLQQFSSQSDPSNANQQVQLLLGEKQQVEEHNHQLMESIAQLQKERDCYAEQIQEEGRLWKDKTEQLLTQVSLVAEERDQNISRVQQLEARITELNNAAVLLSQERETLDNTEPQSSGPSESEVALQEALNSLHQEKDALIAQYQAQLRDNEQLSRLCVEQETRLGEMERQVERQVEEGDDRRRMLEDVQSDKATISRALSQNRTLKDQLAELQNGFVKLTNENMELTTAIQSEQHVKKELARRMGELQEELHDVKEQLELKGTDVQSLIEQRDQVVAHLQQYSAGYQTLASEREQMHHQYLQQIQLMDRLQHDESQGRVQLEISHNQLKQAQEHLEMLVKDNEHLKAEVKELLYSSTLVTSSRDQGDGVESQSLQESPEKSSPIIIPEDFESHKEMEEFIREALAQLEAERDEARRQLEEEHRLHMAARHQAALALSLEQQQHSYTPVYDHHHDHEHGHAEGEHGHCEHSHEHSEGGVPVEVHQALQAAMEKLQQRFSSLMREKADLRERVEELEHRCIQLSGETDTIGEYIALYQNQRAIMKQKHQEKEQYISMLAQDKEEMKAKLAELQDLVMRLVAERNDWYSRYTGAVAGTMNPDLLPAGADHAHTEHHGDAPLNAVNGAEAMEIIPLSETGPEAPSSQKLSSGTAPEEDGTAQQIMQLLQEIQNPQAAQRTPPFLGENPCIPFFYRPDEQDEVKILVV, from the exons CTGAAGGAGTTTCAGCAGAAGAGCTCCCCTGTTAGTGTGGGAGTAGAAAAGGGTGATGGTggtagtggaggaggaggaggaggaggaggcggcggtggtggtggaggagccaagaagaagaggaaagtgAAAGGATTGAACCAACATGATGCACCTTCAACAGACAGAAACTCTCCAGATAAT TTTGACCGTATTCTGAAAGCACTTAGTCAAAGCAATGGAGTAGTCCTGCCTCCTTATGGCAACAGTCAG GCCTTTGCTGACATGGAGGCCATCGGGTCTTCAGTTCCCCAGGCGCTGGAGGAGTCAAAGGGCGAGCTGGGTCCTGGCTCACCTGTGTCTAACCTCGCTAGCATTAACACTGCTACTAACCCTGAGTCTGTTGGTCACAACGCTgacctccag GACTATCCCAATACCAATGGAAACGGgcgtttaaaagaagaaaatag ACCACTGTCTTCCACAGAGAGCCTGCGGCAGCTCTCACAGCAGCTAAACGGCCTCGTCTCTGAG TCATCTTCTGCGTATGTCAATGGAGACAGTCCCCCTCCTGTTAGTGAGAGAGAGCTTGAG GCACAGCAATCTCAGGTGCTTTCTGATCAGATACAAAAG GAGCGAAAAGACTTTGAGCAGAGATTTTCAAAAGAGCAGGGAGCCATGCGAGAGCAACTGCAG GTCCACATCCAGACCATTGGTATACTGGTATCTGAAAAATCAGAGTTACAAACGGCACTACAATACACACAGCAGGCCGCACGGCagaaagcag CTGAGGCAGAGGAGTTGAACAACCGTCTACAGGCAACAAAGCAGAGAGTTTCCGAGCTGGAGAGAACACTTTCTTCTGTCTCAACACAGCAGAAACAATTTGAAAAG CACAACAAAGAGTTTGAAAAGGAGAGGGACAGCCTGAGGCTAGAGGTGTTTAGACTAAA TAATTTGAGTGAGGAGTCGAAGCAGCAGAAGTCAGAGCTGTCAGAGAAGATAAAGCTGAGCACACAGGAGAATGGCGCAATGAGGCTGGAGGTGGAAGATCTTCGCAAGAGACTCGAGATAGCTGACCTCATGTTGCAACAG ttCTCCAGTCAGTCAGATCCCTCCAATGCCAACCAGCAGGTGCAGTTACTGCTGGGAGAGAAGCAGCAAGTGGAAGAACATAATCACCAG CTGATGGAGTCAATTGCCCAGCTGCAGAAAGAGAGGGATTGCTACGCAGAGCAGATCCAGGAGGAGGGTCGTCTATGGAAGGATAAAACAGAACAGCTGCTGACACAG GTGTCTTTggtggcagaggagagggacCAAAACATTAGCCGTGTCCAGCAGCTGGAAGCTCGCATCACAGAGCTAAATAATGCTGCGG ttTTGTTGTCccaggagagagagaccctGGATAATACAGAGCCTCAATCGTCGGGGCCATCAGAGAGCGAGGTGGCTCTTCAAGAAGCCCTCAACTCTCTACATCAGGAGAAAGACGCTCTTATCGCACAGTACCAGGCACAG CTACGAGACAACGAGCAGCTTAGCCGCCTGTGTGTGGAGCAGGAGACGCGTCTGGGGGAGATGGAGCGGCAGGTAGAGAGACAGGTTGAGGAGGGAGACGACCGCCGGCGCATGCTGGAGGATGTTCAGTCAGACAAGGCCACTATAAGCCGTGCTCTGTCCCAGAACCGAACACTGAAGGACCAGTTGGCGGAGCTCCAGAATGGTTTTGTCAAACTG ACTAATGAGAACATGGAGCTGACCACTGCCATCCAGTCAGAGCAACATGTGAAAAAAGAGCTGGCTCGCAGAATGGGTGAACTGCAAGAGGAACTGCACGACGTCAAGGAGCAG CTGGAACTGAAAGGTACGGATGTCCAGAGTTTGATAGAGCAGAGGGACCAGGTTGTGGCCCACCTGCAGCAATATTCGGCAGGTTACCAGACCCTGGCCTCAGAGAGGGAGCAGATGCACCACCAGTATCTGCAGCAGATCCAGCTCATGGACCGGCTCCAGCACGATGAAAGCCAGGGCCGCGTGCAACTGGAGATCAGTCACAATCAGCTCAAGCAAGCGCAG GAGCATCTGGAAATGTTAGTCAAAGACAATGAGCATCTGAAAGCCGAGGTGAAGGAGCTGCTCTACAGCTCAACTCTTGTCACATCATCCAGAGACCAAG GCGATGGAGTGGAGAGCCAGTCACTGCAAGAGAGCCCAGAGAAATCCTCACCAATAATTATCCCTGAAGACTTCGAGAGCCATAAAGAGATG GAGGAGTTCATCCGAGAGGCTTTGGCTCagctggaggcagagagggacgAGGCCAGAAGGCAACTGGAGGAGGAACACCGGCTCCACATGGCGGCCAGACACCAGGCCGCTCTGGCCCTCAGCCTTGAGCAGCAACAGCACAGCTACACACCTGTTTACGACCATCATCACGACCACGAGCACGGTCACGCTGAGGGCGAGCACGGCCACTGTGAACACAGTCACGAGCATTCGG aaggaggagtaccgGTGGAAGTTCATCAGGCCCTGCAAGCTGCcatggagaagctgcagcagcgctTCTCCTCCCTCATGAGGGAGAAAGCCGACCTGagggagagggtggaggagctggagcaccGCTGCATCCAGCTGTCTGGAGAGACTGACACTATAG GGGAGTACATAGCTCTGTACCAAAATCAGCGGGCCATCATGAAGCAGAAACACCAAGAGAAGGAGCAGTACATCAGCATGCTGGCCCAGGACAAGGAGGAGATGAAA GCGAAGCTGGCCGAGCTGCAGGATCTGGTGATGAGGCTGGTGGCGGAGAGGAACGACTGGTACAGCCGCTACACCGGAGCTGTGGCCGGCACAATGAACCCCGACCTTCTTCCTGCTGGAGCGGATCACGCTCACACAGAGCACCATGGAGACGCACCCCTCAATGCTGTCAATGGAGCAG AAGCCATGGAGATCATTCCTTTGTCAGAGACTGGCCCTGAAGCCCCCTCGTCCCAGAAGCTGTCGAGCGGGACGGCGCCAGAAGAGGACGGCACGGCCCAGCAGATCATGCAGCTGCTCCAGGAGATCCAGAACCCCCAGGCAGCACAAAGAACCCCCCCTTTCCTCGGGGAGAACCCGTGCATCCCCTTCTTCTACCGGCCCGACGAACAGGACGAAGTCAAGATCCTGGTGgtgtga
- the golga2 gene encoding golgin subfamily A member 2 isoform X5, with protein sequence MADQSRQIKLAAAKKKLKEFQQKSSPVSVGVEKGDGGSGGGGGGGGGGGGGGAKKKRKVKGLNQHDAPSTDRNSPDNFDRILKALSQSNGVVLPPYGNSQDYPNTNGNGRLKEENRPLSSTESLRQLSQQLNGLVSESSSAYVNGDSPPPVSERELEDRSQELAAALESSKLTNTQLNTKLDQLAQQSQVLSDQIQKERKDFEQRFSKEQGAMREQLQVHIQTIGILVSEKSELQTALQYTQQAARQKAAEAEELNNRLQATKQRVSELERTLSSVSTQQKQFEKHNKEFEKERDSLRLEVFRLNNLSEESKQQKSELSEKIKLSTQENGAMRLEVEDLRKRLEIADLMLQQFSSQSDPSNANQQVQLLLGEKQQVEEHNHQLMESIAQLQKERDCYAEQIQEEGRLWKDKTEQLLTQVSLVAEERDQNISRVQQLEARITELNNAAVLLSQERETLDNTEPQSSGPSESEVALQEALNSLHQEKDALIAQYQAQLRDNEQLSRLCVEQETRLGEMERQVERQVEEGDDRRRMLEDVQSDKATISRALSQNRTLKDQLAELQNGFVKLTNENMELTTAIQSEQHVKKELARRMGELQEELHDVKEQLELKGTDVQSLIEQRDQVVAHLQQYSAGYQTLASEREQMHHQYLQQIQLMDRLQHDESQGRVQLEISHNQLKQAQEHLEMLVKDNEHLKAEVKELLYSSTLVTSSRDQGDGVESQSLQESPEKSSPIIIPEDFESHKEMEEFIREALAQLEAERDEARRQLEEEHRLHMAARHQAALALSLEQQQHSYTPVYDHHHDHEHGHAEGEHGHCEHSHEHSEGGVPVEVHQALQAAMEKLQQRFSSLMREKADLRERVEELEHRCIQLSGETDTIGEYIALYQNQRAIMKQKHQEKEQYISMLAQDKEEMKAKLAELQDLVMRLVAERNDWYSRYTGAVAGTMNPDLLPAGADHAHTEHHGDAPLNAVNGAEAMEIIPLSETGPEAPSSQKLSSGTAPEEDGTAQQIMQLLQEIQNPQAAQRTPPFLGENPCIPFFYRPDEQDEVKILVV encoded by the exons CTGAAGGAGTTTCAGCAGAAGAGCTCCCCTGTTAGTGTGGGAGTAGAAAAGGGTGATGGTggtagtggaggaggaggaggaggaggaggcggcggtggtggtggaggagccaagaagaagaggaaagtgAAAGGATTGAACCAACATGATGCACCTTCAACAGACAGAAACTCTCCAGATAAT TTTGACCGTATTCTGAAAGCACTTAGTCAAAGCAATGGAGTAGTCCTGCCTCCTTATGGCAACAGTCAG GACTATCCCAATACCAATGGAAACGGgcgtttaaaagaagaaaatag ACCACTGTCTTCCACAGAGAGCCTGCGGCAGCTCTCACAGCAGCTAAACGGCCTCGTCTCTGAG TCATCTTCTGCGTATGTCAATGGAGACAGTCCCCCTCCTGTTAGTGAGAGAGAGCTTGAG GATCGGAGCCAGGAGCTGGCAGCCGCCCTGGAGTCCAGCAAGCTAACAAACACTCAGTTAAATACCAAGCTAGACCAGCTG GCACAGCAATCTCAGGTGCTTTCTGATCAGATACAAAAG GAGCGAAAAGACTTTGAGCAGAGATTTTCAAAAGAGCAGGGAGCCATGCGAGAGCAACTGCAG GTCCACATCCAGACCATTGGTATACTGGTATCTGAAAAATCAGAGTTACAAACGGCACTACAATACACACAGCAGGCCGCACGGCagaaagcag CTGAGGCAGAGGAGTTGAACAACCGTCTACAGGCAACAAAGCAGAGAGTTTCCGAGCTGGAGAGAACACTTTCTTCTGTCTCAACACAGCAGAAACAATTTGAAAAG CACAACAAAGAGTTTGAAAAGGAGAGGGACAGCCTGAGGCTAGAGGTGTTTAGACTAAA TAATTTGAGTGAGGAGTCGAAGCAGCAGAAGTCAGAGCTGTCAGAGAAGATAAAGCTGAGCACACAGGAGAATGGCGCAATGAGGCTGGAGGTGGAAGATCTTCGCAAGAGACTCGAGATAGCTGACCTCATGTTGCAACAG ttCTCCAGTCAGTCAGATCCCTCCAATGCCAACCAGCAGGTGCAGTTACTGCTGGGAGAGAAGCAGCAAGTGGAAGAACATAATCACCAG CTGATGGAGTCAATTGCCCAGCTGCAGAAAGAGAGGGATTGCTACGCAGAGCAGATCCAGGAGGAGGGTCGTCTATGGAAGGATAAAACAGAACAGCTGCTGACACAG GTGTCTTTggtggcagaggagagggacCAAAACATTAGCCGTGTCCAGCAGCTGGAAGCTCGCATCACAGAGCTAAATAATGCTGCGG ttTTGTTGTCccaggagagagagaccctGGATAATACAGAGCCTCAATCGTCGGGGCCATCAGAGAGCGAGGTGGCTCTTCAAGAAGCCCTCAACTCTCTACATCAGGAGAAAGACGCTCTTATCGCACAGTACCAGGCACAG CTACGAGACAACGAGCAGCTTAGCCGCCTGTGTGTGGAGCAGGAGACGCGTCTGGGGGAGATGGAGCGGCAGGTAGAGAGACAGGTTGAGGAGGGAGACGACCGCCGGCGCATGCTGGAGGATGTTCAGTCAGACAAGGCCACTATAAGCCGTGCTCTGTCCCAGAACCGAACACTGAAGGACCAGTTGGCGGAGCTCCAGAATGGTTTTGTCAAACTG ACTAATGAGAACATGGAGCTGACCACTGCCATCCAGTCAGAGCAACATGTGAAAAAAGAGCTGGCTCGCAGAATGGGTGAACTGCAAGAGGAACTGCACGACGTCAAGGAGCAG CTGGAACTGAAAGGTACGGATGTCCAGAGTTTGATAGAGCAGAGGGACCAGGTTGTGGCCCACCTGCAGCAATATTCGGCAGGTTACCAGACCCTGGCCTCAGAGAGGGAGCAGATGCACCACCAGTATCTGCAGCAGATCCAGCTCATGGACCGGCTCCAGCACGATGAAAGCCAGGGCCGCGTGCAACTGGAGATCAGTCACAATCAGCTCAAGCAAGCGCAG GAGCATCTGGAAATGTTAGTCAAAGACAATGAGCATCTGAAAGCCGAGGTGAAGGAGCTGCTCTACAGCTCAACTCTTGTCACATCATCCAGAGACCAAG GCGATGGAGTGGAGAGCCAGTCACTGCAAGAGAGCCCAGAGAAATCCTCACCAATAATTATCCCTGAAGACTTCGAGAGCCATAAAGAGATG GAGGAGTTCATCCGAGAGGCTTTGGCTCagctggaggcagagagggacgAGGCCAGAAGGCAACTGGAGGAGGAACACCGGCTCCACATGGCGGCCAGACACCAGGCCGCTCTGGCCCTCAGCCTTGAGCAGCAACAGCACAGCTACACACCTGTTTACGACCATCATCACGACCACGAGCACGGTCACGCTGAGGGCGAGCACGGCCACTGTGAACACAGTCACGAGCATTCGG aaggaggagtaccgGTGGAAGTTCATCAGGCCCTGCAAGCTGCcatggagaagctgcagcagcgctTCTCCTCCCTCATGAGGGAGAAAGCCGACCTGagggagagggtggaggagctggagcaccGCTGCATCCAGCTGTCTGGAGAGACTGACACTATAG GGGAGTACATAGCTCTGTACCAAAATCAGCGGGCCATCATGAAGCAGAAACACCAAGAGAAGGAGCAGTACATCAGCATGCTGGCCCAGGACAAGGAGGAGATGAAA GCGAAGCTGGCCGAGCTGCAGGATCTGGTGATGAGGCTGGTGGCGGAGAGGAACGACTGGTACAGCCGCTACACCGGAGCTGTGGCCGGCACAATGAACCCCGACCTTCTTCCTGCTGGAGCGGATCACGCTCACACAGAGCACCATGGAGACGCACCCCTCAATGCTGTCAATGGAGCAG AAGCCATGGAGATCATTCCTTTGTCAGAGACTGGCCCTGAAGCCCCCTCGTCCCAGAAGCTGTCGAGCGGGACGGCGCCAGAAGAGGACGGCACGGCCCAGCAGATCATGCAGCTGCTCCAGGAGATCCAGAACCCCCAGGCAGCACAAAGAACCCCCCCTTTCCTCGGGGAGAACCCGTGCATCCCCTTCTTCTACCGGCCCGACGAACAGGACGAAGTCAAGATCCTGGTGgtgtga
- the golga2 gene encoding golgin subfamily A member 2 isoform X3 yields MADQSRQIKLAAAKKKLKEFQQKSSPVSVGVEKGDGGSGGGGGGGGGGGGGGAKKKRKVKGLNQHDAPSTDRNSPDNAFADMEAIGSSVPQALEESKGELGPGSPVSNLASINTATNPESVGHNADLQDYPNTNGNGRLKEENRPLSSTESLRQLSQQLNGLVSESSSAYVNGDSPPPVSERELEDRSQELAAALESSKLTNTQLNTKLDQLAQQSQVLSDQIQKERKDFEQRFSKEQGAMREQLQVHIQTIGILVSEKSELQTALQYTQQAARQKAAEAEELNNRLQATKQRVSELERTLSSVSTQQKQFEKHNKEFEKERDSLRLEVFRLNNLSEESKQQKSELSEKIKLSTQENGAMRLEVEDLRKRLEIADLMLQQFSSQSDPSNANQQVQLLLGEKQQVEEHNHQLMESIAQLQKERDCYAEQIQEEGRLWKDKTEQLLTQVSLVAEERDQNISRVQQLEARITELNNAAVLLSQERETLDNTEPQSSGPSESEVALQEALNSLHQEKDALIAQYQAQLRDNEQLSRLCVEQETRLGEMERQVERQVEEGDDRRRMLEDVQSDKATISRALSQNRTLKDQLAELQNGFVKLTNENMELTTAIQSEQHVKKELARRMGELQEELHDVKEQLELKGTDVQSLIEQRDQVVAHLQQYSAGYQTLASEREQMHHQYLQQIQLMDRLQHDESQGRVQLEISHNQLKQAQEHLEMLVKDNEHLKAEVKELLYSSTLVTSSRDQGDGVESQSLQESPEKSSPIIIPEDFESHKEMEEFIREALAQLEAERDEARRQLEEEHRLHMAARHQAALALSLEQQQHSYTPVYDHHHDHEHGHAEGEHGHCEHSHEHSEGGVPVEVHQALQAAMEKLQQRFSSLMREKADLRERVEELEHRCIQLSGETDTIGEYIALYQNQRAIMKQKHQEKEQYISMLAQDKEEMKAKLAELQDLVMRLVAERNDWYSRYTGAVAGTMNPDLLPAGADHAHTEHHGDAPLNAVNGAEAMEIIPLSETGPEAPSSQKLSSGTAPEEDGTAQQIMQLLQEIQNPQAAQRTPPFLGENPCIPFFYRPDEQDEVKILVV; encoded by the exons CTGAAGGAGTTTCAGCAGAAGAGCTCCCCTGTTAGTGTGGGAGTAGAAAAGGGTGATGGTggtagtggaggaggaggaggaggaggaggcggcggtggtggtggaggagccaagaagaagaggaaagtgAAAGGATTGAACCAACATGATGCACCTTCAACAGACAGAAACTCTCCAGATAAT GCCTTTGCTGACATGGAGGCCATCGGGTCTTCAGTTCCCCAGGCGCTGGAGGAGTCAAAGGGCGAGCTGGGTCCTGGCTCACCTGTGTCTAACCTCGCTAGCATTAACACTGCTACTAACCCTGAGTCTGTTGGTCACAACGCTgacctccag GACTATCCCAATACCAATGGAAACGGgcgtttaaaagaagaaaatag ACCACTGTCTTCCACAGAGAGCCTGCGGCAGCTCTCACAGCAGCTAAACGGCCTCGTCTCTGAG TCATCTTCTGCGTATGTCAATGGAGACAGTCCCCCTCCTGTTAGTGAGAGAGAGCTTGAG GATCGGAGCCAGGAGCTGGCAGCCGCCCTGGAGTCCAGCAAGCTAACAAACACTCAGTTAAATACCAAGCTAGACCAGCTG GCACAGCAATCTCAGGTGCTTTCTGATCAGATACAAAAG GAGCGAAAAGACTTTGAGCAGAGATTTTCAAAAGAGCAGGGAGCCATGCGAGAGCAACTGCAG GTCCACATCCAGACCATTGGTATACTGGTATCTGAAAAATCAGAGTTACAAACGGCACTACAATACACACAGCAGGCCGCACGGCagaaagcag CTGAGGCAGAGGAGTTGAACAACCGTCTACAGGCAACAAAGCAGAGAGTTTCCGAGCTGGAGAGAACACTTTCTTCTGTCTCAACACAGCAGAAACAATTTGAAAAG CACAACAAAGAGTTTGAAAAGGAGAGGGACAGCCTGAGGCTAGAGGTGTTTAGACTAAA TAATTTGAGTGAGGAGTCGAAGCAGCAGAAGTCAGAGCTGTCAGAGAAGATAAAGCTGAGCACACAGGAGAATGGCGCAATGAGGCTGGAGGTGGAAGATCTTCGCAAGAGACTCGAGATAGCTGACCTCATGTTGCAACAG ttCTCCAGTCAGTCAGATCCCTCCAATGCCAACCAGCAGGTGCAGTTACTGCTGGGAGAGAAGCAGCAAGTGGAAGAACATAATCACCAG CTGATGGAGTCAATTGCCCAGCTGCAGAAAGAGAGGGATTGCTACGCAGAGCAGATCCAGGAGGAGGGTCGTCTATGGAAGGATAAAACAGAACAGCTGCTGACACAG GTGTCTTTggtggcagaggagagggacCAAAACATTAGCCGTGTCCAGCAGCTGGAAGCTCGCATCACAGAGCTAAATAATGCTGCGG ttTTGTTGTCccaggagagagagaccctGGATAATACAGAGCCTCAATCGTCGGGGCCATCAGAGAGCGAGGTGGCTCTTCAAGAAGCCCTCAACTCTCTACATCAGGAGAAAGACGCTCTTATCGCACAGTACCAGGCACAG CTACGAGACAACGAGCAGCTTAGCCGCCTGTGTGTGGAGCAGGAGACGCGTCTGGGGGAGATGGAGCGGCAGGTAGAGAGACAGGTTGAGGAGGGAGACGACCGCCGGCGCATGCTGGAGGATGTTCAGTCAGACAAGGCCACTATAAGCCGTGCTCTGTCCCAGAACCGAACACTGAAGGACCAGTTGGCGGAGCTCCAGAATGGTTTTGTCAAACTG ACTAATGAGAACATGGAGCTGACCACTGCCATCCAGTCAGAGCAACATGTGAAAAAAGAGCTGGCTCGCAGAATGGGTGAACTGCAAGAGGAACTGCACGACGTCAAGGAGCAG CTGGAACTGAAAGGTACGGATGTCCAGAGTTTGATAGAGCAGAGGGACCAGGTTGTGGCCCACCTGCAGCAATATTCGGCAGGTTACCAGACCCTGGCCTCAGAGAGGGAGCAGATGCACCACCAGTATCTGCAGCAGATCCAGCTCATGGACCGGCTCCAGCACGATGAAAGCCAGGGCCGCGTGCAACTGGAGATCAGTCACAATCAGCTCAAGCAAGCGCAG GAGCATCTGGAAATGTTAGTCAAAGACAATGAGCATCTGAAAGCCGAGGTGAAGGAGCTGCTCTACAGCTCAACTCTTGTCACATCATCCAGAGACCAAG GCGATGGAGTGGAGAGCCAGTCACTGCAAGAGAGCCCAGAGAAATCCTCACCAATAATTATCCCTGAAGACTTCGAGAGCCATAAAGAGATG GAGGAGTTCATCCGAGAGGCTTTGGCTCagctggaggcagagagggacgAGGCCAGAAGGCAACTGGAGGAGGAACACCGGCTCCACATGGCGGCCAGACACCAGGCCGCTCTGGCCCTCAGCCTTGAGCAGCAACAGCACAGCTACACACCTGTTTACGACCATCATCACGACCACGAGCACGGTCACGCTGAGGGCGAGCACGGCCACTGTGAACACAGTCACGAGCATTCGG aaggaggagtaccgGTGGAAGTTCATCAGGCCCTGCAAGCTGCcatggagaagctgcagcagcgctTCTCCTCCCTCATGAGGGAGAAAGCCGACCTGagggagagggtggaggagctggagcaccGCTGCATCCAGCTGTCTGGAGAGACTGACACTATAG GGGAGTACATAGCTCTGTACCAAAATCAGCGGGCCATCATGAAGCAGAAACACCAAGAGAAGGAGCAGTACATCAGCATGCTGGCCCAGGACAAGGAGGAGATGAAA GCGAAGCTGGCCGAGCTGCAGGATCTGGTGATGAGGCTGGTGGCGGAGAGGAACGACTGGTACAGCCGCTACACCGGAGCTGTGGCCGGCACAATGAACCCCGACCTTCTTCCTGCTGGAGCGGATCACGCTCACACAGAGCACCATGGAGACGCACCCCTCAATGCTGTCAATGGAGCAG AAGCCATGGAGATCATTCCTTTGTCAGAGACTGGCCCTGAAGCCCCCTCGTCCCAGAAGCTGTCGAGCGGGACGGCGCCAGAAGAGGACGGCACGGCCCAGCAGATCATGCAGCTGCTCCAGGAGATCCAGAACCCCCAGGCAGCACAAAGAACCCCCCCTTTCCTCGGGGAGAACCCGTGCATCCCCTTCTTCTACCGGCCCGACGAACAGGACGAAGTCAAGATCCTGGTGgtgtga